One region of Neisseria mucosa genomic DNA includes:
- the efp gene encoding elongation factor P: MKTAQELRAGNVFMVGNDPMVVQKTEYIKGGRSSAKVSMKLKNLLTGAASETIYKADDKFDVVILSRKNCTYSYFADPMYVFMDEEFNQYEIEADNIGDALKFIVDGMEDQCEVTFYEGNPISVELPTIIVREVEYTEPAVKGDTSGKVMKTARLVGGTEIQVMSYIENGDKVEIDTRTGEFRKRA, from the coding sequence ATGAAAACAGCACAAGAACTGCGCGCCGGCAACGTATTCATGGTCGGCAACGATCCTATGGTCGTTCAAAAAACCGAATACATCAAAGGCGGCCGCTCTTCCGCCAAAGTCAGCATGAAACTGAAAAACCTGCTGACCGGTGCCGCTTCCGAAACCATTTACAAAGCCGACGACAAATTCGACGTCGTCATCCTGTCCCGCAAAAACTGTACTTACAGCTACTTTGCCGACCCTATGTACGTCTTCATGGACGAAGAATTCAACCAATACGAAATCGAAGCCGACAACATCGGCGATGCGTTGAAATTCATCGTTGACGGCATGGAAGACCAATGCGAAGTAACCTTCTACGAAGGCAACCCCATTTCTGTCGAGCTGCCTACCATCATCGTACGCGAAGTTGAATACACCGAGCCTGCCGTTAAAGGCGATACTTCCGGCAAAGTGATGAAAACCGCGCGTCTGGTCGGCGGCACTGAAATCCAAGTGATGTCTTACATCGAAAACGGCGACAAAGTCGAAATCGATACCCGTACCGGCGAATTCCGCAAACGCGCTTAA
- the earP gene encoding elongation factor P maturation arginine rhamnosyltransferase EarP, with translation MNTHAFPVCWIFCNVIDNFGDIGVSLRLARVLHRELGWQVHLWTDDVSALRALCPDLPDVPCVHQDIHVRTWHAEVADINNAPVPDNVIETFACDLPENVLHIIRQHKPLWLNWEYLSAEESNERLHLMPSPQEGVQKYFWFMGFSEKSGGLIRERDYRDAVRFDTKALRERLMLPEKNAPEWLLFGYRSDVWAKWLDMWQQVGSPITLLLAGTQIIDSLKQSGVIPQNALQNDGDVFQTTSVRLVKIPFVPQQDFDKLLHLADCAVIRGEDSFVRAQLAGKSFFWHIYPQDENVHLDKLHAFWDKAHGFYTPETASAHRRLSDDLNGGEALSATQRLECWQILQQHQNDWRQGAEDWSRHLFKQPSAPEKLAAFISKLKKIR, from the coding sequence ATGAATACACACGCTTTTCCTGTTTGTTGGATTTTTTGCAACGTCATCGACAATTTCGGCGACATCGGCGTTTCCTTGCGGCTTGCCCGTGTTTTGCACCGTGAACTCGGTTGGCAGGTGCATTTGTGGACGGACGATGTGTCCGCCTTGCGTGCGCTTTGTCCCGATTTGCCCGACGTTCCCTGCGTTCATCAGGATATTCATGTCCGCACTTGGCATGCTGAAGTGGCGGATATTAATAATGCGCCTGTTCCCGATAATGTCATCGAAACTTTCGCCTGTGATCTGCCTGAAAATGTGTTGCACATCATCCGCCAACACAAGCCGCTTTGGCTGAATTGGGAATATTTGAGCGCGGAAGAAAGCAATGAAAGGCTGCACCTGATGCCTTCACCGCAGGAGGGTGTTCAAAAATATTTTTGGTTTATGGGTTTCAGCGAAAAAAGCGGCGGGCTGATACGCGAACGCGATTACCGTGATGCCGTCCGTTTCGATACCAAAGCCTTGCGAGAGCGGCTGATGTTGCCCGAAAAAAATGCCCCCGAATGGCTGCTTTTCGGCTATCGGAGCGATGTTTGGGCAAAATGGCTGGACATGTGGCAACAGGTAGGCAGCCCGATAACCCTGCTGCTGGCAGGTACGCAAATCATCGACAGCCTCAAACAAAGCGGCGTCATTCCGCAAAACGCCCTGCAAAACGACGGCGATGTTTTTCAGACGACCTCTGTCCGCCTCGTCAAAATCCCTTTCGTGCCGCAACAGGATTTCGACAAACTGCTGCACCTCGCCGACTGCGCCGTGATACGCGGCGAAGACAGTTTCGTCCGCGCCCAGCTTGCCGGCAAATCCTTCTTTTGGCACATCTACCCGCAAGACGAGAATGTCCATCTCGACAAACTCCACGCCTTTTGGGATAAGGCACACGGCTTCTACACGCCCGAAACCGCCTCGGCACACCGCCGCCTTTCAGACGACCTCAACGGCGGAGAGGCATTATCCGCCACACAACGCCTCGAATGTTGGCAAATCCTGCAACAACACCAAAACGACTGGCGGCAAGGCGCGGAGGACTGGAGCCGTCATCTTTTTAAGCAACCTTCCGCCCCCGAAAAACTCGCCGCCTTTATTTCAAAGCTTAAAAAAATACGCTAA